From the Cannabis sativa cultivar Pink pepper isolate KNU-18-1 unplaced genomic scaffold, ASM2916894v1 Contig2, whole genome shotgun sequence genome, one window contains:
- the LOC133033047 gene encoding uncharacterized protein LOC133033047, producing the protein MRYPADSPTWKSIDARWPEFGNEPRNIRLGLSVDGINPHTTLNSKYSCWPVLLVMYNLPPWLVMKRKFTMLTLLISGPSQPGNDIDVYLAPLVDDLSQLWYEGVPAYDAFRKEEFNLKAILLWTINDFPAFGNLSGYSVKGDKACPICEEKTCSMYLKHSKKMCYMGHRKFLPKEHVFRTWKKAFNGKQEFELPPSPLQGEQVFEKLNKVQFHLGKRKMTSKKRKGRREKSDITNEPQGPWKKKSIFFELEYWKHLFVPHNLDVMHIEKNVSNNLLNTLFNIPGRSKDGIKSRLDLKELGIRTNLHPQVVGGRTFLPPACHALTKVEKQSFCSSISHVKLPEGYSSNVSDWVDTNKLSLSGLKSHDHHMLIQHILPVSIRSVLPKKVRYAITRLCLFFKSLCCKVVDVPKLMNLRSEIIEVLCYLEQFFPPSFFDITVHLTVHLVREVKLCGPVYLRWMYPFERYMKMLKGYARNKSRPEGCIVESYIVEETIEFCSDYMSEVTTVGSRLTLVDIGTSRENRGVSVCGVSRADREEAHRLVLQNIDEVQLYIEEHFNWIKTTTPTKAMNQKWVQDEHYRNFNTWFKKKVYVEMCESPSNVSNTLLCISRGPSCDVLKYQSYYINSTQFCTQNHDKCKKTQNSGVMIVAKTFQLSSSKDKNSNECDMSFYGVIQEIWELDYNSFRIPVFLCDWVRSDNGVKDDEFGFKLVDLNRIGHKFNKFIMASQATQVFYMSDPLDARWSVVLTTQPKDYANQESSDDDLMLSDQIYQITPPLIDFTVEDDIISSRDDGEGLWVNEPINT; encoded by the exons ATGAGATATCCAGCTGACTCACCAACTTGGAAATCTATTGATGCTAGGTGGCCTGAATTCGGCAATGAACCTAGGAATATCCGTCTTGGTCTTTCTGTAGATGGAATCAATCCACATACAACCCTTAACAGTAAGTATAGTTGCTGGCCAGTTTTGCTTGTGATGTATAACTTGCCGCCTTGGTTGGTAATGAAGCGAAAATTCACTATGCTTACACTGTTGATATCAGGCCCTTCACAACCTGGTAATGACATTGATGTGTATTTAGCCCCTCTAGTTGATGATTTGAGTCAATTGTGGTATGAGGGTGTTCCTGCATACGATGCCTTTAGGAAAGAAGAATTCAATCTTAAGGCCATATTACTGTGGACCATTAATGATTTTCCAGCTTTCGGAAATCTTTCTGGATACAGTGTGAAAGGGGACAAGGCATGTCCTATTTGTGAGGAGAAAACATGCTCTATGTATTTGAAACACTCTAAGAAAATGTGTTATATGGGACATCGAAAGTTTTTACCAAAGGAACATGTGTTTCGGACTTGGAAAAAAGCATTCAACGGTAAGCAGGAATTTGAATTGCCACCTTCACCTCTGCAAGGGGAACAAGTATTTGAGAAGTTGAATAAAGTTCAATTCCACCTTGGAAAGCGAAAAATGActtcaaagaaaagaaaaggtcgGCGTGAGAAAAGTGACATTACAAATGAACCTCAGGGGCCATGGAAGAAGAAGTCAATATTTTTTGAGCTCGAATATTGGAAGCATTTGTTTGTACCTCATAATTTGGATGTGATGCATATTGAGAAAAATGTATCAAACAACTTGCTTAATACCTTGTTCAATATTCCTGGGCGGAGCAAAGATGGAATCAAATCCCGCCTAGATTTGAAAGAGTTAGGGATCCGGACCAATTTACACCCACAAGTTGTTGGTGGACGAACGTTTTTACCACCGGCTTGTCATGCTCTGACTAAAGTAGAAAAACAATCTTTCTGTAGTTCTATCTCCCATGTGAAATTACCTGAAGGGTACTCTTCAAATGTATCAGATTGGGTGGATACAAACAAATTGAGTTTGAGTGGTCTTAAATCTCACGATCATCATATGTTGATTCAACACATTCTACCGGTGAGTATCCGTTCTGTGTTGCCTAAGAAAGTTAGATATGCAATCACGAGGTTGTGTTTGTTCTTCAAATCTCTTTGTTGTAAAGTGGTTGATGTCCCTAAGTTAATGAATCTCAGGTCAGAAATTATAGAAGTTTTGTGTTATTTGGAACAATTTTTTCCACCTTCCTTTTTTGACATAACGGTTCACCTAACAGTGCATTTAGTGAGAGAGGTGAAGTTGTGTGGACCTGTGTACTTAAGATGGATGTACCCATTTGAACGATACATGAAAATGTTGAAAGGTTATGCTAGAAATAAAAGTAGGCCCGAGGGTTGTATTGTTGAATCATACATCGTTGAAGAGACGATTGAATTCTGCTCAGACTACATGTCAGAGGTTACAACTGTTGGCTCTCGCCTTACTCTGGTCGATATTGGAACAAGTAGAGAGAATAGAGGTGTTTCTGTTTGCGGTGTTAGCCGAGCTGATCGTGAAGAAGCTCACCGACTTGTTTTGCAAAATATTGACGAGGTCCAACTATACATTGA GGAACATTTTAATTGGATCAAGACCACTACTCCGACTAAGGCAATGAATCAAAAATGGGTACAAGATGAACATTATCGAAATTTCAATACATGGTTTAAAAAAAAG GTATATGTGGAAATGTGTGAATCCCCAAGCAATGTATCTAACACGCTACTTTGCATATCACGAGGTCCTTCGTGTGATGTACTCAAGTATCAATCGTACTATATAAATAGTACTCAATTTTGCACCCAAAACCatgataaatgtaaaaaaacacAGAATAGTGGTGTAATGATAGTTGCTAAGACTTTCCAACTATCTAGTTCAAAAGATAAAAATTCTAATGAATGTGACATGTCTTTTTATGGTGTAATTCAAGAAATTTGGGAATTAGATTACAATAGTTTTCGGATCCCTGTTTTCCTTTGTGATTGGGTTAGGAGTGATAATGGAGTCAAAGACGATGAATTTGGATTCAAGTTAGTGGACTTGAATCGAATTGGCCACAAGTTCAATAAGTTTATAATGGCGTCCCAAGCCACTCAAGTATTTTACATGAGCGATCCATTAGATGCACGTTGGTCAGTTGTCTTGACAACGCAACCAAAAGATTATGCTAACCAAGAGTCTAGTGACGATGATCTCATGCTCAGTGACCAAATTTATCAAATCACTCCACCACTTATTGATTTCACTGTTGAGGACGATATAATATCATCTCGAGATGATGGGGAAGGATTATGGGTGAACGAACCTATCAATACATAA